A genomic region of Danio aesculapii chromosome 21, fDanAes4.1, whole genome shotgun sequence contains the following coding sequences:
- the LOC130215130 gene encoding UPF0729 protein C18orf32 homolog — translation MVCIPCIVIPVLLWVYKRFLEPVLYPFISPIISRFWRKTPLQDAPQEKTNTAECNGAANGSTANGPKTVADKKAD, via the exons ATGGTCTGCATCCCGTGTATCGTGATCCCGGTGCTGCTTTGGGTCTACAAGCGCTTTCTGGAGCCGGTGCTGTACCCCTTCATCTCTCCAATCATCAGCCGCTTCTGGAGGAAAACACCACTGCAGGACGCACCACAGGAGAAGACCAACACT GCTGAATGTAATGGAGCAGCAAACGGATCCACAGCGAATGGCCCGAAGACGGTGGCGGATAAAAAAGCAGACTGA